In Dyadobacter sp. CECT 9275, the following proteins share a genomic window:
- the porN gene encoding type IX secretion system ring subunit PorN/GldN — translation MLDMRKMNGKTIAWSLLSFSLGTGSVFAQEKLDSTVNQFSSRPISDGDIMMKRTLWRRVDLKEKQNVAMFSKNNEITRYLLEAAKAGLIEAYTNDSCATPLTKEELHKRIVIPNQTAGLSAEEVAAGFGAAPAANNADGWGDQKPKTDPSKQANAAGDGWDTPKKDTKKEVAVEDDGWGPPKKKSKKGSKKTEVPKEEPVVEKPKVDTTTFNTAVAVTEEEYFPDQLSILEVKEDWVFDRKRSRQYNDIQTLSIILPSEQTATGLELPVASFRYKDVERLFRSDPKKYIWYNSRNTAQNKNLADAFDLRLFYGRIVKYSNANDKAFLDIYGGEKEALTKSLNYEQELMELEHGLWEY, via the coding sequence ATGCTTGATATGAGAAAAATGAATGGTAAAACAATCGCTTGGTCGTTATTATCCTTTTCACTTGGGACTGGCTCGGTTTTTGCCCAGGAGAAGTTGGATTCTACGGTGAACCAGTTTTCGTCGCGTCCGATTAGTGACGGTGATATTATGATGAAGCGAACGCTTTGGAGAAGAGTGGACCTGAAGGAGAAGCAGAACGTTGCCATGTTTTCCAAAAATAATGAGATCACCCGTTATTTGTTGGAAGCAGCCAAAGCGGGGTTGATAGAAGCATATACGAATGATTCCTGTGCCACTCCTTTGACGAAGGAGGAGCTACACAAAAGAATTGTAATCCCTAATCAGACGGCAGGTTTGTCGGCCGAGGAAGTTGCAGCCGGGTTTGGTGCTGCTCCTGCTGCCAACAATGCGGATGGCTGGGGTGATCAAAAACCAAAGACAGATCCAAGCAAACAGGCTAACGCCGCTGGTGACGGTTGGGATACCCCTAAAAAGGACACTAAAAAGGAGGTAGCTGTGGAGGATGATGGCTGGGGACCCCCGAAGAAGAAAAGCAAAAAAGGTTCTAAAAAAACGGAGGTTCCCAAAGAGGAGCCAGTCGTAGAAAAGCCTAAGGTTGACACTACCACTTTTAACACTGCGGTGGCCGTAACAGAAGAGGAGTATTTCCCTGATCAGCTGTCCATTCTGGAGGTTAAGGAAGACTGGGTTTTTGACAGAAAAAGATCAAGACAGTATAACGATATTCAGACACTGTCCATCATTCTGCCTTCGGAGCAGACAGCAACAGGTCTGGAATTGCCGGTAGCTTCTTTCCGATATAAGGATGTGGAGAGGCTTTTCAGAAGTGATCCTAAGAAGTATATCTGGTATAACTCCCGTAATACAGCCCAGAACAAAAATCTTGCTGATGCTTTTGATTTAAGGTTGTTTTACGGAAGGATCGTAAAATACAGCAATGCAAATGACAAGGCATTTCTGGACATCTACGGTGGTGAAAAGGAAGCTTTAACGAAATCATTGAATTACGAACAGGAGCTCATGGAGCTGGAACACGGCCTTTGGGAGTACTGA